One Myxococcales bacterium genomic window, GCAGGCCCTCTTGCGGCGCGCCGCCGCGACGCCGATCACGTCGACCGATCCCGCCGCCGTTTTCGGCGAGGTATCGATGATTCCCCAGCGGATTGAGATCGGCACCCTGATCGTCGACGCCGGCAACCGGGTGGTCCACCACCACGGCGAGCCGGTCGAGATGACCACTTCCGAATTCGATTTGTTGTGGCTGCTCGCCCGGCACGCCGGGCAGATACTGACGCGCGAACATATTTATACGCGCCTGCGCGGCATCGACTACGACGGGCTGGACCGGTCGATCGATCTGCGCATCGCCCGGTTGCGGAAAAAGCTCGGTGACGACGGCAAGCTGCCGCAGCTCATCAAATCGGTGCGCGGCGTCGGCTACCTGTTGGTGAAGGATCCATGAGACGGCTCTTCCTGCAAATTTCGCTCGGCATTCTGTTTACGCTGGCCGTTTCCTTTTTTCTTTCCTCGCTGATCGTCAAGTCCCGCATCGATCGCGATTTTCACCGCGGCCTGCCTCCCGGTTCCGCCGATACCTATCTTTTCGGCCTGCTGGCCGCCGACCTGGAGAAGCTGGGACCGGAAGAACAGCGCGCGGCGGTGCGGAATTTCCAATCGCGGTTTCCGTTTCCCATTCAATTGCTGGAGAATACCTCTAGCCTGGAACCCGAGCTCCGGAATCGCCTGGCGCAAGGCTTCCCCGAAGGCGGCCACTCGGATCGCGGCCCGCTGATGTATCTGCCCTTGCGCAACAGCCCGCAGGTGCTGGCTGTCGGACCGATAATGCGGCACGGGCCGGTGCCGTTCAGTCACCTGTGGATGTCGCTGCTCAGCACCTTGCCGATCGTGATCCTGGTCGGATTCGTGCTGGCGTATCCGGTCGTCCGCCGGCTGAAAATCCTGGAGGTCGCGGCGGCACGGATCGGCGAGGGCGATTTGTCGGCGCGCGCTCATATGGCTTCGTCCGACGCGATCGGCAGCCTGGCCGCGCGTTTCAATTGGATGGCCGAACGACTGCAGAGCCTGCTGGAAGGCCAGCGCCACCTCTTGCAGGCGGTATCGCACGAATTGCGCACGCCGATCTCGCGGATCGGCTTTCAACTGGAAATCCTTTCCCAGGCGACCGACGAGGAAATCCGCGCGGTCCGCGTCGCGGCGATCGAGGCGGAACTAGACGAACTGGCGAAACTCGTCGACGAATTGTTGCTGTTCAGCCGGCTGGATCGCGAAAAACCGGGTTTGGATCGCAAGCCGATCGTCGTCGGCGATGTCGTCAGCCAGGTGGTCAACCAACTCACCAAGGTGCCGACGCATCCGACCGTCAACATCGTCCGCAACCACGAGCAAGCCGCCATCGCCGCCGTCAACGAGCGCTATTTCCGGCGGGCGTTGCAAAACGTCATCGGCAATGCGATTCGCTACGCCGACAAACAGGTGATCGTCACGATCCGGCGCAATGATACCCTATTAAGTATTGAAGTCAGCGATGACGGTCCGGGCGTCCCGGAATTTGAGCGGAGACGAATCTTCGAGCCGTTCACCCGCCTGGACAACAGCCGCAGCCGCGATTCCGGCGGCGTCGGTCTGGGTCTGGCGATCGTCAAGCGGATCATGGAAGGCTGCGGCGGCGCCGTCGAGGTCGGCGAGGCGGAAATCGGCGGCGCGAAATTCATTTTGACCTGGCCGGTTAGCTGAAAAATATAAGCAAATCAATAAATTCCCCCATTTTGTTACAATCGGTTACTCGCGGGTACTAAATCCCAATAGAAAAAATATGACCGGCTTCTAGTATGCCTCTCGTGATCGGTTACAGGAGGCATGACGCCAGATGAATTGTCAAAAATTATTCACCTCCCTGGTTTTTGCCCTGGGATTGATCGCCTCGGCCGCCGTCGCCGGCGCCGCCGAATTGACCTTGAATGAGGCGATTCAGACTGCTTTGCGGCGGAATCCCACCGTCCAGGCGGCGCAACTTCAGGCGACCGCGGGCGCCTGGTCGGTCGGCGAGGCGGCGGCCGGCTGGTTGCCGCGGTTGTCGTTCGATTCGAGTTGGTCGCGGCCCGACGACCAAACTTATGACGATGCCGATCAGCAGTACCAAGCTGCGAAACGCGCGGGCTCGGAAACCGAACGCACACTCTGGCGCGACAACTATTCCAGTTCGCTGGTCGCTTCTCAACCGATCTTCAACGGCGGCGCCGAATATTGCGGCTTGCGCATCGCGCTGAGCCAGCGCGAGGCGGCCCGTTTTGCCGCGGCCGATGCGCGATTGCAGGCGATCCGCGATGTCACCGTGGCCTTTTTCGGTGTTCAGCAGACGGAGGCTTTGTGGAAGGCCGCCAAGGAGACCCTGGCTTGGGCGAAGGAATCGTTGGCGTTGTACCGAAAAAGGTTCGAACTGGGACAATCCGCGTCGCCCGAGGTGCTGCGCTGGGAAGCCGAGGAGGCCCAGGCGGAGAGCGATCTGGCCGTGGCGGAAAACGACTATCGGCAGGCGCTGATGGATCTGGCGCAGGCGATCGGGTTGCCGCCGTCCGAGGCGGTCGTCCTGCCGCCGGCCGAGGAGCGGATCGACGCGAAGTCCTGGCAACGATCGGCCGAGATTCTGGCCGCCGCGGAACCGGCCACGGCCGCTTGGGATCGGCACCCGTTGCGGCGGCAGCAGCAAGAGACGACGAAACAGGCGGAAATCCAGCATTGGCAGGGAATCGGCTCGTTTCTGCCGTCGGTGAACGCGACTTTCCAATACAACTGGGCGACCAACGACACCCTGGCGCTCGACGACCGCACTTCGTGGACGGCGGGGGTCGGCGTGGAGATCCCGCTCTTCCAGGGGCTCAAGGCCCTTAGCGGCGAACGGAAAACCGCCGCTGAATTGCAGGCCCGGCGGTGGACGGAAAACGCGGAGCGTTGGGCGTTTCAACGACGTGGGCAGGCGGCGTTTCTGCAGTTGAAGTCCGCGCGGTTGCGGATCGTGGCTTCCGAACGGGCACGCGAACAGGCGAAGGCCAATCAGGATCTCGTCCGTCAGCGGTTGCAGGTCGGGCTGGACGCCAATCTCCAACTGTTGGATGCGCAAAAAGCCTACCGGACCGCCCAGGCCGGTCTGATTCAGGCGGTCGGCGATTTTCAGATCGCGCTGGCCGAATGGGATTACGTAACCGCGGTGGCGTCCGGCGACTGACGGCCGGCTGCGACCGCTTTTGAGGTGTGCGATGAAAAGGCAACGTTTGTTGGTTTGGTCCCTGATGTTCGCCCTGCTGGTGGTCATCGGCTCGGTCTGCTGGTACTGCCAGGCGTCCGGTGCGCCCAAAGTCCTGTATCAGCTCTCCAAGGTCGATCGCGGCGACATCGCCGCCAAGGTCACCGCCAGCGGCACCGTTTCGGCGCTAGTGACGGTCGAGGTCGGCAGCCAGGTTTCCGGCCGGATCCAGACTCTGCTGGTCGATTACAATTCGCCGGTGAAGAAGGGGCAGGTTTTGGCCACGATCGATCCGCAACTATTTCAAGCGGCGGTGGAGCAATCCAGCGCCAACCATACCGCGGCGGAGGCGCGGCTGACCCAGGCGACCGTCGCGGCGCAGGAAGCGGAACGATTGTACCGCCGGACTCGCGACCTGGCGGAGAACAAACTGGCGTCGACGGCCGACCTGGAAACGGCCGAGGCATCCTGGAACAAGGCCAAGGCCGAGGTGGCGGCGGTCAAGGCCGAATTGAAACAGGCCAACGCCGCCCTCCATCAGGCGTTGGTCAACCTCGAGTACACCCGCATCGTTTCGCCGATCGACGGCGTGGTCATTTCGCGGGATATCGATCTGGGCCAAACGGTGGCCGCGTCTTTTCAGGCGCCGGTACTGTTCACCATCGCCGAGGATCTGCGGCGCATGCAGGTCGATGCGAACGTCGCCGAGGCCGATGTCGGCAAGCTGAAGGCCGGCATGGCGGCCCAATTCATCGTCGACGCCTTTCCGGAAACGCCGTTCCAGGGGATCGTGCGACAGGTGCGCCTGGCCCCGCAGACGAACCAGAACGTGGTGACCTACGATGCGGTGGTCGACGTGAAAAACGATCCGCCCAAGCTCATGCCCGGCATGACCGCCAACGTCACCTTCGTTTACGACGAGCGTAAAAACGTGCTGCGGATTCCCAATACCGCTCTGCGTTACCGGCCGGCGGCCGACGAAAAAGTGGCCTCGACCGGCCATGCCGCCGCCGCGGAAGGCAACGCGGGCTCCTCCGACTGCGACGGTGATTGCCGTTCCCTCTGGGTACTGCGGCGGCAACTTCCGGAAGCGGTTCGGGTGCAACTCGGTTTGTCCGACGGGGCCTACACCGAGATCGTGAAGGGCGAATTGCATGAAGGCGATCAGTTGATTACCGGCAAGATCGGCGAGGAAAAATCGAAGAGCGCGGACAAAGGCGCCAATCACGGGGGCCCGCCGCGGCCGTTTTAGGAGTGTGCCATGAACGAAGATCGTCCCGTCGTCCGCATCGAACAGGTCGACAAGGTTTACCGGGTCGGCGAGGTCGATGTGCCCGCGTTGCGGGGAATCGATCTGGACATTTTCTCCGGGGAATTTCTCACCATCATGGGTGCCTCGGGTTCGGGCAAATCGACCCTGATGAACATTCTGGGCTGCCTGGATCGACCCACCAGCGGCCATTACCACCTGATGGATCGCGACGTCGCCGGCCTCAACCGGCGCGAATTGGCGGCGGTCCGCTGCCGGACGCTGGGGTTCATTTTTCAAAGCTTCAACCTGCTCCCGCGCACCACGGCGCAGGAGAACGTCGAACTGCCCTTGTACTACGCCGGGGTGCCGGCCGCGCGCCGGCGGACCCTGGCCCGGGAGGCGCTGGAACGCGTCGGACTGGCCGACCGCATCCGCCACCGGCCGAATCAATTGTCCGGCGGCCAGCAGCAGCGCGTCGCCATCGCCCGGGCGCTCGTCAATTCGCCGCGCCTGATCCTGGCCGACGAACCCACCGGCAACCTCGATTCGCGCACCAGCATCGAGATCATGGGCTTGTTTCAAAGCCTCGGCGAAACCGGCATCACCCTGGTGCTCGTCACCCACGAACCCGACATCGCGCGTTACGCCTCGCGGGTCGTGCGGATGAAGGACGGCCGGATTCAAAAGGAATGGCGGCAACAGCCGCTGCTCGCCGGCCACGAACCGGTGTCGGAAGCGGGAGATACGGAATCATGAATCCCTTGTTAGCCGTGCCGACCGCCTTGCGGGCGCTGGCCCGCAATAAGATGCGGTCGTTCCTGACCACCCTGGGCATCATCATCGGTGTGGCGGCGGTCATCGCGGTGGTTTCGATCGGCGAGGGTGCGAAGGCGCAGGTCATTTCCTCGTTCCAATCGATGGGCACCAATCTGGTCATCATCCTGCCCGGCTCGTCGAAGACGGGCGGCATGCGCGGCGGCTTCGGCTCGATGGTGACCATCACCTGGGACGACTACAAGGCGATCCATCAGGAAGTGCCCGGCGTGCGCTATTTGTCGCCCTCGCTGCGGTCGAGCGGCACGCTGATCGGCGAAGGCCAGAACTGGACCACCTCGGTGACCGGCGTTTCGCCGGAATATTTCGGCATTCGCGAATGGTCCGTCGCGCAGGGCGACTTGTTTTCGCAGTCGGATCTCGATTCCGGCAACAAAGTCGTCGTGCTGGGGCAGACCGTCGCGGACGAGCTGTTCGGCGCCAACGCCACGCCGGTGGGGCAGATCGTGCGGCTCAATTCCATCCCGTACCAGGTGATCGGGGTGATGGCGAAAAAGGGCCAGTCGCCGATGGGGCAGGACTACGACGACGAGGTTTTCATCCCTTACACGACATTTCTCGCCAAGGTGCAGGGCGGCTTGCAGAAATACATCGGCGGCGCGGTGATGGTCGGCGTCGAAGCGGCCGACAAGGTGACGGCGGTTCAGGACGAGATCATTCAGTTGCTGCGGTCGCGCCATCACCTGACGGCCGACGAAGACGACGATTTTTCGGTGCGCAATTTCGACGAGGTCGCCAACGCGATGGAGTCCAGCGCCCAGACGCTGATGTACCTGCTGGCTTCGGTCGCCGCCGTTTCGCTGCTGGTCGGCGGCATCGGCATCATGAACATCATGCTGGTCAGCGTCACCGAACGGACGCGCGAAATCGGCTTGCGGGCGGCGGTCGGCGCCGCGCCGCAGCAGATCCTCTGGCAGTTTCTGGTCGAGGCGTTTTCGCTTTCGCTGATCGGCGGCCTGCTGGGCGTGGCCCTCGGCCTGTTTCTGGCCAGCCGGCTCGCGGCATCTTTCGGCTGGCCGTTTCTGATGCAGGTGCAGGTGATCGCCATTTCGATCGGCTTCAGCGCGCTGGTTGGCATCGGATTCGGCCTTTACCCGGCGTACAAGGCTTCGCGCCTCGATCCGATCGAATCGCTACGGTACGAATGAAAACGGCCCCACTGAAGGGGCCGTTTCATTAGTCAAATCAATATCCTGAACGCATCCGCCCATTCGGGTGTCTTCGCGGGTGATAATCAAATATTTTATCCTAATCGCGGTTTTTCGCTGCATCGGCGCCAATCCGTCCTTATCCTTGCGCTACAAGGAACGAACCGGAAGATGAGTCCCATGAAGCCACGTTTGCAGGCATTTCTTCAACGGTTGCGCGGTATTCCGATTGAAACCGACCTGAAACCTTACCGAAAAGACCTGGTGTTCGTCCGGCGACGCCGGGATGAAATGCGCCGTGAAGACGATGACTCGTTGCGCGCGCTGGCCGCCGAATTGAAACGGCGGGCTCGCGCCGGCGAAGACGAAAATGGATTGTTGATCGACACTTTTGCGCTGGCCGGCGAAGCGGCGCGGCGGACGATTGGCCTGGAACCCTTCGACGAGCAGATTCTGGCCGGTCTGGCGATGAGCCGGGGCCGGTTGGCGGAAATGCAGACCGGCGAAGGCAAGACCCTGGCGGCGGTCTTGCCGGCCGCCTGGCGCGCGTTTTCCGGTGCCGGGGTTCACGTGCTCACGCACAACGACTACCTGGCGCGGCGCGACGCCCGCTGGATGGGACCGATCTATCGTTTTCTCGGGCTCGCGGTCGGCGTCATCCAGGAAGGTATGACCGCGGCCGACCGGCGGCACGCTTATCGATGCGACATCACTTACGTCACGGCGCGCGAGGCCGGTTTCGATTATCTGCGCGACCAACTCGTCTTTTCGCCCGCGGAAACGGCACACCGTGAGTTACATTTCGCCATTGTGGACGAGGCCGACTCCCTATTGATCGACGATGCGCGGGTGCCGCTGGTCATTGCGGGTGCGCGCGGGGCGCGGCCGGCGAGCGCGCGGCGCATGGCGGAACTGGTCGGTGAACTGCGCCGGGGCGAGGACTACGACCTCGACGAATACGGCCGCAACGTTTTTTTCACCGAGGCGGGGCTCGATCGCGCCGAGTCGGCGTTGGGCGCCGGCCGGTTGCACGATCCGCCCAACCAGGCGCTGCTGACCGAACTGAACCTGGCCCTGCACGCCGCGGTGCTTCTGCGGCGCGATGTCGATTACCTGGTCCGGGAAGGGCGGATCGAGCTGGTCGACGAATTCACCGGCCGAGTGGCGCAAAACCGCCAGTGGCCCGACGGTTTGCAGGCCGCGCTGGAGGCCAAGGAGGGGCTCGATCCGCGACCGGACGGTTCGATTCTCGGTTCGATCACCTTGCTGCATTTTCTGCGGCTGTACCCCTGCCTGGCCGGAATGACGGCCACCGCGCAACCCGCGGCGGAGGAACTCAAGCAATTCTACGATCTGGCGGTCGCCGTGATTCCGCCGCATCGGCTGTGTATCCGCCGCGATCTTCCCGACCGGGTATTCACCCATCGCGAAGCCAAGCTGGCGGCGCTGACGGCGGAAATCCGAGGTGTTCAGGCGAGCGGCCGGCCGGTGCTGGTCGGGACGACGAGCGTGAAGGAATCGGAGGAACTGGCGACGACGTTGCGGCAGGCGGGCGTGGCTTGTCGGGTTCTCAACGCGAAAAACGACGAACGCGAGGCGGAAATCATCGCCGGGGCGGGCGCGCTGGGCGCGGTGACCATTTCCACCAACATGGCCGGGCGCGGCACCGATATCCGGTTGGGCGGCGCGGACGGATCCGACGGGGAACGCGTCACGGCGCTCGGCGGTTTGTACGTGATCGGCACCAACCGGCATGAAAGCCGGCGCATCGACGACCAACTGCGCGGCCGGGCTGGGCGGCAGGGCGACCCGGGCGAATCGCGCTTCTTCATCAGCCTCGAAGACGACCTGGCGACGCGGTTCGGCTTGGAAGGCCTGCTGCCGAAGAAACGGCGCGGCTGGCGCCGGGACGAACCGCTGGACGACCCGGTGATCGCCTGGCGGGTCGCCCAGTTGCAACGAATCATCGAGGGACAGAACTTCGCCATCCGGCGCACCCTCTGGAAATACTCCATGCTCGTCGAGGAGCAGCGCGTCGAATGGCAGGCCCGGCGAACCGAGGTGCTGCACGGCCGTTTCGACTCGGTACTGGACGAGGAACCGACCCGGGAAAAATTCCGCGCCTTGCAACCGCGGGTCGGCGAATCCGTCTTACGCGAGGCGGAGCGGCGGCTCACGCTTTTCCACCTGGATGAACTCTGGCGCGAACATCTGGCGCGGATCGCCGATCTGCGCGAGGGCATCCACCTGGCGCGTTACGGCAAGCAGGATCCCTGGATGGAATTTCAAAAGGAAATCGCGGCGGCTTTTTGGGAATTGGGCGATCAGGCCGCAGAGCGGGTCCGGGCCAGTTTTCTACAGGCGAAGGTCACGGCCGCCGGCATCGATCTGGAGAGCGAAGGTCTGCGTCGACCCTCCTCGACCTGGACCTACCTGGTGAACGACGATCCGTTCGGCGACGAAATCGGCCGGTTTTTCCTCGGGCTGAAGAAAGCGGTGGTTGCGGCGGTGACCGGAAAGTAAATAATAATGGGGAATGCGGAATGTAAGAGCGGCTTGGCAGCCGCGATACCACTCATGCCGCAAGGAATAATGGGGAATGCGGAATAAAAAAATAGCCCTGCGAAATCGCGGGGCTTATTTATTTGGCAGTCCCAAGGGGAATCGAACCCCTGTTTCCGGCGTGAGAGGCCAGCGTCCTAACCGCTAGACGATGGGACCATTCGGTGGGGCTCGTCGGGCCGGTTTCGCCCGGCCCGAGCGTCTGAGTGCCTTGGCTCCGGGCCAAGGATTCGAACCTCGACTGGCGGAGTCAGAGTCCGCTGTCCTACCATTAGACGAGCCCGGAATAATAAGGAGCAAAAAAGCAAGCGGTCTTATAATCGAGGGTACCGGGGATGTCAAGGCCAAAAAAAGCCGGGAACCGAAAGGATGGGGCGATCCGAGGCGAAAAGGGGCGGATAAGGAACGAATTGGGTCGGATTTGGTATTGACAGCCAGGGGCACTCTTGCTACGCTCTTCGCCTCTGAATTTGAATGAATCTTCATTCATTGCATGGTTTCTTGCTTGTAGTGCACGCCGACGATCGCGACAACCCGATCGCCGGAACCGATTCCGAACGATAGACGTCAAGCCGCCGGCCGTTGGCGCGGGCGGTTAGCGAAAAATTTCGTGTCTCGTTCAACAGCATTTGTATGCAGGAGGGATTTCAAATGGCAGATGAAGTGAAAACCAATCTCGAAGGGAAAGTCTTCCCCGTTCCCGAACTGTTCAAGAAAAAGGCCTACATCAATTCGATTGAGATGTACAAAAAGATGTGGGAAGAATCGGTGAATAGCCCGGACACCTTCTGGGGCAAGATCGCCGAGGAATTCTGGTGGGCCAAGAAGTGGGACAAGGTTTACAACTGCGACTACAACACCGTCAACCTTAAATGGTTCGAAGGCGGCAAGACCAACATCACCTACAACTGCCTGGACCGTCACCTGGCGACCCGCGGCGACCAACCGGCCATCATTTGGGAAGGCAACGAGCCCGGCGAGGAAAAAACCCTCACCTACAAGCAGTTGCACGCCGAAGTCTGCAAATTCGCCAACGTCCTGAAGAGCAAGGGCATCAAGAAGGGCGACCGCGTTTCGATCTACATGCCGATGACCCTCGAATTGCCGATCGCCATGATGGCTTGCGCCCGCATCGGCGCGATCCATAGCATCGTGTTCGGCGGCTTCTCGGCCGAAGCGCTGCGCGACCGCATTCTCGACAGTAAATGCCGCGCCCTGATCACCACCAACGCGGTGTTCCGCGGCAAGAAGATCGTCCCCCTGAAGGACGCGGCCGACGCGGCCATGCAGATGTGCGAAGAGCAGGGCCACAAGGTCGAATTCTGTGTCGTTTACAACCGCGTCGAGAACCCGACCCAGATGAAAGCCGGCCGCGATTTCTGGTGGAACGAAATCATGCAGGGCGTTTCGGCGGAATGCCCGGCCGAAACGATGGACGCCGAGGATCCGTTGTTCATCCTCTACACCTCCGGCTCGACCGGCAAGCCCAAGGGCGTGCTGCATACCGTCGGCGGTTACATGGTGTACGTGGCGACCACCTTCAAGTACATCTTCGATTATCATGACGG contains:
- a CDS encoding response regulator, which gives rise to MESLEKNRLLLIEDDNKLAQVVREYLETNGFRVQIEGRGDRAVQRIIDENPDLVILDIMLPGKDGLTVCREVRPHYHGPVLMLTARGEETDEIVGLEVGADDYMAKPVRPRLLLSRLQALLRRAAATPITSTDPAAVFGEVSMIPQRIEIGTLIVDAGNRVVHHHGEPVEMTTSEFDLLWLLARHAGQILTREHIYTRLRGIDYDGLDRSIDLRIARLRKKLGDDGKLPQLIKSVRGVGYLLVKDP
- a CDS encoding HAMP domain-containing protein, translated to MRRLFLQISLGILFTLAVSFFLSSLIVKSRIDRDFHRGLPPGSADTYLFGLLAADLEKLGPEEQRAAVRNFQSRFPFPIQLLENTSSLEPELRNRLAQGFPEGGHSDRGPLMYLPLRNSPQVLAVGPIMRHGPVPFSHLWMSLLSTLPIVILVGFVLAYPVVRRLKILEVAAARIGEGDLSARAHMASSDAIGSLAARFNWMAERLQSLLEGQRHLLQAVSHELRTPISRIGFQLEILSQATDEEIRAVRVAAIEAELDELAKLVDELLLFSRLDREKPGLDRKPIVVGDVVSQVVNQLTKVPTHPTVNIVRNHEQAAIAAVNERYFRRALQNVIGNAIRYADKQVIVTIRRNDTLLSIEVSDDGPGVPEFERRRIFEPFTRLDNSRSRDSGGVGLGLAIVKRIMEGCGGAVEVGEAEIGGAKFILTWPVS
- a CDS encoding TolC family protein, whose product is MNCQKLFTSLVFALGLIASAAVAGAAELTLNEAIQTALRRNPTVQAAQLQATAGAWSVGEAAAGWLPRLSFDSSWSRPDDQTYDDADQQYQAAKRAGSETERTLWRDNYSSSLVASQPIFNGGAEYCGLRIALSQREAARFAAADARLQAIRDVTVAFFGVQQTEALWKAAKETLAWAKESLALYRKRFELGQSASPEVLRWEAEEAQAESDLAVAENDYRQALMDLAQAIGLPPSEAVVLPPAEERIDAKSWQRSAEILAAAEPATAAWDRHPLRRQQQETTKQAEIQHWQGIGSFLPSVNATFQYNWATNDTLALDDRTSWTAGVGVEIPLFQGLKALSGERKTAAELQARRWTENAERWAFQRRGQAAFLQLKSARLRIVASERAREQAKANQDLVRQRLQVGLDANLQLLDAQKAYRTAQAGLIQAVGDFQIALAEWDYVTAVASGD
- a CDS encoding efflux RND transporter periplasmic adaptor subunit: MKRQRLLVWSLMFALLVVIGSVCWYCQASGAPKVLYQLSKVDRGDIAAKVTASGTVSALVTVEVGSQVSGRIQTLLVDYNSPVKKGQVLATIDPQLFQAAVEQSSANHTAAEARLTQATVAAQEAERLYRRTRDLAENKLASTADLETAEASWNKAKAEVAAVKAELKQANAALHQALVNLEYTRIVSPIDGVVISRDIDLGQTVAASFQAPVLFTIAEDLRRMQVDANVAEADVGKLKAGMAAQFIVDAFPETPFQGIVRQVRLAPQTNQNVVTYDAVVDVKNDPPKLMPGMTANVTFVYDERKNVLRIPNTALRYRPAADEKVASTGHAAAAEGNAGSSDCDGDCRSLWVLRRQLPEAVRVQLGLSDGAYTEIVKGELHEGDQLITGKIGEEKSKSADKGANHGGPPRPF
- a CDS encoding ABC transporter ATP-binding protein → MNEDRPVVRIEQVDKVYRVGEVDVPALRGIDLDIFSGEFLTIMGASGSGKSTLMNILGCLDRPTSGHYHLMDRDVAGLNRRELAAVRCRTLGFIFQSFNLLPRTTAQENVELPLYYAGVPAARRRTLAREALERVGLADRIRHRPNQLSGGQQQRVAIARALVNSPRLILADEPTGNLDSRTSIEIMGLFQSLGETGITLVLVTHEPDIARYASRVVRMKDGRIQKEWRQQPLLAGHEPVSEAGDTES
- a CDS encoding FtsX-like permease family protein, yielding MNPLLAVPTALRALARNKMRSFLTTLGIIIGVAAVIAVVSIGEGAKAQVISSFQSMGTNLVIILPGSSKTGGMRGGFGSMVTITWDDYKAIHQEVPGVRYLSPSLRSSGTLIGEGQNWTTSVTGVSPEYFGIREWSVAQGDLFSQSDLDSGNKVVVLGQTVADELFGANATPVGQIVRLNSIPYQVIGVMAKKGQSPMGQDYDDEVFIPYTTFLAKVQGGLQKYIGGAVMVGVEAADKVTAVQDEIIQLLRSRHHLTADEDDDFSVRNFDEVANAMESSAQTLMYLLASVAAVSLLVGGIGIMNIMLVSVTERTREIGLRAAVGAAPQQILWQFLVEAFSLSLIGGLLGVALGLFLASRLAASFGWPFLMQVQVIAISIGFSALVGIGFGLYPAYKASRLDPIESLRYE
- the secA2 gene encoding accessory Sec system translocase SecA2; this translates as MSPMKPRLQAFLQRLRGIPIETDLKPYRKDLVFVRRRRDEMRREDDDSLRALAAELKRRARAGEDENGLLIDTFALAGEAARRTIGLEPFDEQILAGLAMSRGRLAEMQTGEGKTLAAVLPAAWRAFSGAGVHVLTHNDYLARRDARWMGPIYRFLGLAVGVIQEGMTAADRRHAYRCDITYVTAREAGFDYLRDQLVFSPAETAHRELHFAIVDEADSLLIDDARVPLVIAGARGARPASARRMAELVGELRRGEDYDLDEYGRNVFFTEAGLDRAESALGAGRLHDPPNQALLTELNLALHAAVLLRRDVDYLVREGRIELVDEFTGRVAQNRQWPDGLQAALEAKEGLDPRPDGSILGSITLLHFLRLYPCLAGMTATAQPAAEELKQFYDLAVAVIPPHRLCIRRDLPDRVFTHREAKLAALTAEIRGVQASGRPVLVGTTSVKESEELATTLRQAGVACRVLNAKNDEREAEIIAGAGALGAVTISTNMAGRGTDIRLGGADGSDGERVTALGGLYVIGTNRHESRRIDDQLRGRAGRQGDPGESRFFISLEDDLATRFGLEGLLPKKRRGWRRDEPLDDPVIAWRVAQLQRIIEGQNFAIRRTLWKYSMLVEEQRVEWQARRTEVLHGRFDSVLDEEPTREKFRALQPRVGESVLREAERRLTLFHLDELWREHLARIADLREGIHLARYGKQDPWMEFQKEIAAAFWELGDQAAERVRASFLQAKVTAAGIDLESEGLRRPSSTWTYLVNDDPFGDEIGRFFLGLKKAVVAAVTGK